One segment of Babesia bigemina genome assembly Bbig001, chromosome : II DNA contains the following:
- a CDS encoding replication factor C3 protein, putative: MSVALGAPWVEKYRPESFDDIISHEDIISTLMIFTEKGQLPHLLFHGPPGTGKTSTILAVSRFLYGSHRNSYVMELNASDERGIETVREQIKTFSETSNSFSSGVVGSESGPRTNLKLIILDEADQMTNAAQNSLRRIMEIYSSNVRFCLICNFMNKIIAPIQSRCTGFRFPPLKAEVVKRRTAEIAKLEGLNVSDCALDTLAEVGQGDMRRVLNCLQVTAMSLGSTPDKVIDSDAVLATAGLPKLSEVNVLLQRLMQDPFKACVEHVTSLHQAQGYSVEDIVMALYRAILRIDWPNVVVVQLLIRLADIEQRMSAGASPYIQIASLVSAFTEARFEIERLKFDLNFN; the protein is encoded by the exons ATGAGTGTCGCTTTGGGCGCTCCCTGGGTGGAGAAGTATCGCCCGGAGTCGTTCGACGACATCATTTCTCACGAAGACATCATCTCTACCCTGATGATCTTCACTGAGAAGGGGCAGTTGCCGCACCTGTTATTTCACGGCCCACCAG GCACTGGTAAGACGTCTACGATATTGGCGGTGTCGCGGTTCCTCTACGGGTCACACCGCAACTCGTACGTGATGGAACTGAACGCGTCCGACGAGAGAGGCATAGAGACCGTCAGGGAGCAGATAAAGACTTTCTCCGAAACGTCTAACTCCTTTTCGAGCGGCGTCGTGGGCTCGGAGTCCGGCCCGCGCACCAACCTCAAGCTGATCATTTTGGACGAAGCCGACCAGATGACGAATGCGGCGCAGAATTCTCTGCGCCGCATTATGGAGATTTACTCGTCGAACGTGCGGTTCTGCCTGATTTGCAACTTCATGAACAAGATCATTGCTCCCATCCAGTCACGTTGCACCGGGTTCCGCTTCCCCCCTCTCAAGGCCGAGGTGGTGAAGCGCCGCACCGCCGAAATTGCGAAATTAGAGGGCCTGAACGTATCAGATTGCGCGTTGGACACGTTGGCCGAGGTTGGCCAGGGcgacatgcgtcgcgttcTGAACTGTCTGCAGgtcactgccatgtccctCGGTTCCACCCCCGACAAGGTGATAGACAGCGATGCGGTGCTGGCAACGGCTGGTCTGCCTAAGCTGTCTGAGGTTAACGTTCTGCTACAGCGGCTGATGCAGGACCCCTTCAAGGCATGTGTGGAGCACGTCACCTCCCTGCACCAGGCCCAGGGCTACTCCGTGGAGGACATTGTCATGGCCCTCTACCGCGCCATTCTGCGCATCGACTGGCCTAACGTGGTCGTGGTCCAGCTGCTCATTCGCCTGGCAGATATCGAACAGCGCATGTCTGCGGGCGCCAGTCCGTACATCCAGATCGCATCGCTCGTGAGCGCATTCACCGAAGCTCGCTTCGAGATTGAGCGCCTCAAGTTCGACCTAAACTTTAACTAA
- a CDS encoding MAJOR FACILITATOR SUPERFAMILY MEMBER protein,putative, which translates to MSEIGNQGTTSAKSPSKKYEGFATALYNFVSLVEGYDQQMLPMCMRAFEITLGVSQSQLSTMATMSTMSQLGCCLIWGILVDNNDPQYLLAAGLLVVGMASILLSTASHYKVILFLRFLHGFAFACIYPSQQRIVSDSQDESKFSMVFGYYGWRTSYVMLGYMWILVGIAIALWMKWSPNTNSDTAANGQQPIATSANKGSFTAEIKQSFSDVFTQPTPGILILAVFISEAPLCAFSYVVLYLQYLGVSDVMAGAAVAVTLIGAAVACAAGGMVMKTEGLKTNDYLHLSCGVVVMVIRLVVCLCFFLGPAPPGRLLWYHYIEFALIGASLMTVGAVDRPLINNSIQKKIQGTASAIIRCISGIASSVIFYQLAAYLSEKVFGYVPSREAFDVMEASIKDRNKEALRKSMMYIIVAGSVLNTLCYIALFPIYPGHKQNLNKENGVAAAAKAAA; encoded by the exons ATGAGTGAAATTGGAAATCAAGGAACTACCAGCGCGAAATCGCCTTCCAAAAAATATGAAGGCTTCGCTACGGCCCTGTACAACTTCGTGTCGTTAGTGGAGGGTTATGACCAACAGATGTTACCCATGTGTATGAGAGCCTTCGAGATAACGCTGGGCGTTTCTCAGTCTCAGTTGTCCACGATGGCCACCATGTCAACTATGTCACAACTGGGATGCTGTTTAATCTGGGGTATTTTGGTGGACAACAATGACCCACAATACTTACTTGCAGCAGGGTTGTTAGTTGTAGGCATGGCGTCTATTCTTCTAAGTACTGCGTCGCACTACAAAGTG ATTCTGTTCTTACGCTTCCTACACGGCTTTGCATTCGCTTGCATATATCCATCACAACAAAGAATTGTTTCGGATTCTCAAGATGAAAGCAAATTCAGTATGGTTTTCG GCTACTACGGCTGGCGTACGTCTTATGTTATGCTGGGATATATGTGGATCTTGGTTGGTATCGCCATTGCATTATGGATGAAATGGTCTCCCAATACAAATAGTGATACCGCTGCTAATGGCCAGCAGCCTATTGCTACTTCTGCGAACAAGGGCAGCTTTACGGCTGAAATAAAGCAATCGTTTAGCGATGTTTTCACTCAGCCTACGCCTGGAATCCTAATATTGGCCGTTTTTATCTCAGAGGCCCCATTATGCGCCTTTTCCTATGTGGTTCTATACCTGCAATATTTGGGAGTATCTGACGTAATGGCTGGGGCTGCAGTAGCTGTTACACTAATAGGAGCTGCTGTTGCGTGTGCAGCTGGTGGTATGGTTATGAAGACAGAGGGATTAAAAACAAATGACTACCTTCATCTAAGCTGCGGAGTCGTCGTAATGGTAATCAGACTTGTTGTTTGTCTATGTTTTTTCTTGGGTCCTGCACCCCCCGGACGTCTTCTTTGGTATCACTACATTGAGTTTGCTCTGATTGGAGCTTCCCTGATGACAGTCGGCGCCGTCGACAGACCGCTTATTAATAATTCGATCCAGAAAAAGATTCAGGGCACAGCTTCTGCCATAATCAGGTGTATATCAGGTATAGCAAGCAGTGTGATTTTTTATCAGCTTGCGGCCTATTTGTCGGAAAAGGTGTTCGGATACGTCCCGTCGAGGGAGGCTTTTGATGTCATGGAGGCAAGTATCAAGGATAGAAATAAAGAGGCATTACGGAAATCAATGATGTACATTATTGTGGCAGGCAGTGTGCTCAACACCTTGTGTTATATTGCGTTATTTCCGATATATCCGGGACATAAGCAAAATTTAAATAAGGAAAATGGGGTTGCAGCCGCAGCAAAAGCAGCAGCATAA
- a CDS encoding glyceraldehyde-3-phosphate dehydrogenase protein, putative, giving the protein MVVKVGINGFGRIGRLVLRASLSYSALEVVAINDPFMTSDYMEYLLKYDSVHGTINEEVSVTADTLKIGSRTIKLYFEREPSKIPWGQNDVDVVAECTGVFTSSEKSQQHIEGGAKLVIISAPPSDSTPIFVYGVNHTKYDKSQRIVSNASCTTNCLAPLAKVVHDKFGIVEGLMTTVHATTANQLTVDGASRGGKDWRAGRCAGANIIPASTGAAKAVGKVIPDLNGKLTGMAFRVPTPDVSVVDLTCKLAKPATYDEIVAAVKAASEGELKGILGWTEDQLVSQDFVHDKRSSIFDVKAGIALNDTFVKLVSWYDNEWGFSNRLLDLALYICSKQ; this is encoded by the coding sequence ATGGTTGTCAAGGTTGGTATTAACGGTTTTGGCCGTATTGGCCGTCTGGTTCTCCGCGCTTCCCTGTCCTACAGCGCCCTCGAGGTTGTTGCCATCAACGACCCCTTCATGACCTCTGACTACATGGAGTACCTGCTTAAGTACGATTCCGTCCACGGCACCATCAACGAGGAAGTGTCCGTCACCGCTGACACCCTGAAGATCGGTTCCCGCACCATCAAATTGTACTTCGAGCGCGAGCCTTCCAAGATTCCATGGGGCCAGAACGACGTCGACGTCGTCGCTGAGTGCACTGGTGTCTTCACCAGCAGCGAGAAGTCGCAGCAGCACATTGAGGGTGGTGCCAAGTTGGTCATCATCTCCGCCCcccccagcgactccacccctATCTTCGTGTACGGTGTGAACCACACCAAGTACGACAAGAGCCAGCGCATTGTGTCCAACGCTAGCTGCACCACCAACTGCCTGGCTCCCTTGGCCAAGGTTGTGCACGACAAGTTCGGCATTGTCGAGGGTCTCATGACCACCGTCCACGCCACCACCGCCAACCAGCTGACCGTCGACGGTGCCTCCCGCGGTGGCAAGGACTGGAGGGCTGGCCGCTGCGCCGGTGCCAACATCATCCCCGCCTCCACCGGTGCCGCCAAGGCCGTTGGCAAGGTCATCCCCGACTTGAACGGCAAGCTCACTGGTATGGCCTTCCGTGTCCCCACCCCCGACGTCAGTGTTGTTGACTTGACCTGCAAGCTCGCCAAGCCCGCGACCTACGACGAgatcgtcgctgccgtcaagGCCGCCTCTGAGGGTGAGCTCAAGGGCATCCTCGGATGGACCGAGGACCAGCTCGTCTCCCAGGACTTCGTGCACGACAAGAGGTCCAGCAttttcgacgtcaaggctgGTATTGCCCTCAACGACACCTTCGTCAAGCTCGTCTCGTGGTATGACAACGAGTGGGGTTTCTCCAACAGGCTCTTGGACCTTGCCCTTTACATCTGCTCCAAGCAATAA
- a CDS encoding cytochrome C1 precursor protein, putative: MAGGGGALNKIFPGYKDKLWNKMPLKWRLNKIKLWNAKAVSSMYDTCVTTNTKIKSFNKYILDPLKPSYQYRQPAVDYKKQRARGTLVEGVDFYLPTPRAQQRLANFFEPYTEEENEERSKYRYQSLKTYIYVAIGATVVHNWYQSRPIAWCSDLNPPKAPYYPFWFKGPFHGHDIGSVRRGYEVYRQVCATCHSMQFMRFRHLANEVYPEQRAKQIAEEYEVEDGPNDEGEMFMRPGVLTDPFPSPYPNAEAARYANGGAIPPDLSLMASARKTGPDYLFALLTGYCDPPEGIELRQGLYFNNYFTGGSIAMPPPLEDGMIDYEDGTPATVSQMAKDVVSFITWASDPMHDERKNMGMKLIFGATLGTVAMSLWYRFFWAYLATSRMDFGRIKHMK; the protein is encoded by the coding sequence ATGGCGGGCGGAGGAGGCGCTTTGAACAAGATCTTCCCAGGCTATAAGGACAAGTTGTGGAACAAGATGCCTCTGAAGTGGCGTTTGAACAAGATCAAGCTCTGGAACGCGAAAGCTGTGAGCTCAATGTACGATACATGCGTGACCACCAACACGAAGATTAAGAGCTTCAACAAATACATTTTGGACCCGCTGAAGCCGTCGTACCAGTACCGTCAGCCCGCAGTTGACTACAAGAAGCAGCGCGCACGCGGCACACTGGTAGAAGGTGTTGATTTCTATCTGCCCACACCTCGCGCGCAACAGCGCCTCGCCAACTTCTTCGAGCCCTACACCGAAGAGGAGAACGAGGAGCGCTCGAAGTACCGTTACCAGAGCCTGAAGACGTACATCTACGTTGCGATTGGTGCCACCGTAGTGCACAACTGGTACCAGAGCCGCCCGATAGCCTGGTGCTCAGACCTGAATCCCCCAAAGGCACCTTACTACCCGTTTTGGTTCAAGGGCCCCTTCCACGGCCACGACATTGGCAGTGTTCGTCGCGGTTATGAGGTGTATCGTCAGGTTTGCGCCACGTGCCACTCTATGCAGTTTATGCGATTCCGTCACCTGGCAAACGAGGTGTACCCGGAGCAGCGCGCCAAGCAGATAGCTGAGGAGTACGAGGTGGAAGACGGTCCTAATGACGAGGGGGAGATGTTTATGCGTCCGGGAGTCTTGACGGACCCATTCCCGTCGCCGTACCCCAACGCCGAGGCCGCCCGTTACGCCAACGGCGGCGCAATCCCACCCGATCTATCGTTGATGGCGTCCGCACGCAAGACAGGACCGGACTATCTGTTCGCTCTGCTAACTGGCTACTGTGATCCTCCAGAGGGTATCGAACTGCGTCAGGGACTGTATTTCAACAACTATTTCACCGGCGGCTCAATCGCTATGCCCCCTCCCCTGGAAGACGGTATGATTGACTACGAGGACGGCACTCCGGCTACTGTGTCGCAGATGGCCAAGGACGTCGTCAGCTTCATCACCTGGGCGAGCGACCCGATGCACGACGAGCGCAAGAACATGGGTATGAAGCTCATTTTCGGCGCCACCCTGGGTACCGTTGCAATGTCGCTGTGGTACCGTTTCTTCTGGGCTTACTTGGCCACTTCCAGGATGGACTTCGGCCGCATAAAGCACATGAAGTAA